A genome region from Pseudanabaena sp. Chao 1811 includes the following:
- a CDS encoding eIF2A-related protein: MADVFISYSRKDKEFVSVLYKALERSQKKIWVDWKDIPLTSDWWSEIEKGIEAADTFIFVISPDSIASEVCAKEILHAVRNNKRLFPIVRRDAFNFEDGNLAHERIKQHNWLMFREQDDFEAAFKTLTETISLDLEHLHSHTRLLVRAIEWGKGRSDSLLLRGDDLASAEMWLGESAGKDPQPTELQETYIKNSRDVEDASDHAAAILREAVQKAALRTKIGSGILAGTILLAVVASVSANKFVNEANVKVEKTEKEAKAKLQEADNSVSMAQKKADEIQKDSEKVKRSSATTIRDANEKKKEADLKVKEAQKNLELAKAEAEKVAQESAEKVAVAQAKIVDAEGKVKVALAEQAKAAAAVKEATDDIKLADIKLKSLEAKASFQGGKDIDALLQLFSAVQKLKQLDFKLWLKNDTKMLVTANLSQLLYEIKEKNRFTHDYMIFSMVFSLNGKMIVTGSWDGTVTLWNLDGTKIKSFKKHSTPVNCIAISPDGETIASSSDETVKLWSLDGKENKPLIGHTASVNSIAFSPDGKTIATASGDKTVKLWSLDSKEQKTFAEHTASVNSVAFSPDGKMIASGSDDKTVKFWSLDGKEISKKIEGVTAFSSLAFSLDGKMLVTGSGEGTVELWSLVDYKKQKTFTGHSDNVSSVTFSPDGKMIASGSYDKTMKLWSLDGKEQKTFTGHSEYVSSVAFSPDGKTIATGSGDSSLKLWSLDGRKLKTLEHSNHVNSVAFSPDGKMLVTGNRDGIVKLWNLDRNEKKTFEMQTNSVNSIAFSPDGKILVTGNSDGTIKLWDLNGNEKKTFEMQPASVNSVAFSPDGKMLVTGNSDGTVKLWNLDRNEKKTFEMQPASVNSVAFSPDGKMLVTGSRDGTVKLWNLDVNEKKTFEKHTAPVNSVAFSPDGKMIATGSDDKTVKLWNLDGMSPKTLTGHSSFVSSVAFSPDGKTLATGSLDDTIKLWSLDGQELQTLKGHSDDVLSVAFRPDGKMIASGSQDNNVILWNLDLDDLMARSCTWLHDYLVNNPNASDEDRQMCGIEPRKK, translated from the coding sequence ATGGCTGATGTTTTTATTTCTTACTCACGCAAAGATAAAGAATTTGTCAGTGTCTTATATAAGGCTTTAGAACGCAGCCAAAAGAAGATTTGGGTAGATTGGAAGGATATTCCGCTTACTTCGGATTGGTGGTCAGAGATCGAGAAAGGAATCGAAGCTGCGGATACTTTTATTTTTGTGATTAGTCCCGATTCGATTGCCTCTGAGGTATGCGCGAAGGAAATCCTCCATGCGGTGCGAAATAATAAGCGATTGTTTCCAATTGTGCGGCGCGATGCGTTTAACTTTGAGGATGGGAATCTTGCCCATGAGAGGATCAAGCAGCACAATTGGTTGATGTTTCGGGAGCAGGATGATTTTGAGGCGGCGTTTAAGACGCTGACGGAGACGATTTCGCTGGATCTAGAGCATTTGCATAGTCATACGCGGCTATTGGTGAGGGCGATCGAATGGGGTAAAGGGCGATCGGATAGTTTGTTATTGCGCGGGGACGATCTCGCAAGTGCGGAGATGTGGTTGGGTGAGAGTGCGGGTAAAGATCCGCAGCCAACAGAACTTCAGGAAACCTATATCAAAAATAGTCGCGATGTGGAGGATGCAAGCGATCACGCGGCGGCGATTCTACGAGAGGCGGTGCAGAAGGCAGCGCTGCGTACCAAAATTGGCTCAGGGATTTTGGCGGGGACGATTTTGTTGGCTGTGGTTGCGAGTGTGTCGGCAAATAAGTTTGTGAATGAGGCTAATGTTAAGGTCGAGAAAACAGAGAAGGAGGCAAAGGCTAAGTTACAAGAAGCTGATAACTCTGTATCAATGGCGCAGAAAAAGGCTGATGAAATTCAAAAAGACTCGGAAAAAGTGAAGCGATCATCGGCGACAACGATAAGGGATGCCAATGAGAAGAAAAAAGAGGCGGATCTGAAGGTTAAGGAGGCACAAAAGAATCTGGAATTGGCTAAGGCTGAGGCGGAGAAGGTGGCGCAAGAATCGGCGGAGAAGGTAGCGGTGGCACAGGCGAAAATTGTGGATGCGGAAGGGAAGGTGAAGGTTGCCTTAGCGGAACAGGCAAAGGCGGCGGCGGCAGTGAAAGAAGCAACTGATGATATTAAACTGGCGGATATAAAACTGAAATCTCTTGAGGCAAAAGCATCTTTTCAGGGAGGGAAAGATATTGATGCATTGTTACAATTATTCAGTGCAGTTCAGAAGCTAAAGCAATTAGATTTTAAGCTTTGGTTAAAAAATGATACAAAAATGTTGGTTACAGCGAACTTATCTCAACTTTTATATGAAATCAAAGAAAAAAATCGTTTCACTCATGATTATATGATCTTTAGTATGGTCTTTAGCCTCAATGGGAAAATGATCGTGACAGGAAGTTGGGATGGAACCGTGACGTTATGGAATCTTGATGGCACAAAAATTAAATCCTTCAAAAAGCATAGTACTCCTGTTAACTGTATTGCCATTAGTCCAGATGGTGAGACAATTGCTTCTAGCAGTGACGAAACAGTGAAATTGTGGAGTCTAGATGGTAAGGAAAATAAACCGTTGATTGGACACACTGCTTCTGTCAATAGCATAGCGTTTAGTCCAGATGGAAAAACGATCGCGACAGCAAGTGGGGATAAAACTGTGAAATTATGGAGTTTAGATAGCAAGGAACAGAAAACATTTGCTGAACACACTGCTTCTGTCAATAGTGTAGCGTTTAGTCCCGATGGCAAAATGATTGCCTCTGGTAGTGACGACAAAACCGTAAAATTTTGGAGTCTAGATGGCAAGGAGATATCAAAAAAAATTGAAGGAGTAACTGCATTTTCCTCGCTTGCCTTTAGTCTAGACGGAAAAATGCTAGTGACAGGAAGTGGGGAAGGAACCGTAGAATTGTGGAGTTTGGTGGATTACAAGAAACAGAAGACATTCACTGGGCATAGTGATAATGTCTCTAGTGTCACCTTTAGTCCAGATGGAAAAATGATCGCCTCTGGCAGTTATGACAAAACCATGAAATTGTGGAGTCTAGATGGCAAGGAACAGAAAACATTTACTGGACATAGTGAATATGTTTCTAGTGTTGCTTTTAGTCCCGATGGCAAGACGATTGCGACAGGAAGTGGGGACAGCAGCCTCAAATTGTGGAGTTTGGATGGTAGGAAACTAAAAACTTTAGAGCATAGCAACCATGTCAATAGCGTAGCATTTAGTCCCGATGGAAAAATGCTAGTAACAGGAAACCGAGACGGAATTGTGAAACTATGGAATCTGGACAGAAATGAAAAGAAGACATTTGAAATGCAGACTAATTCTGTCAATAGTATAGCGTTTAGTCCCGATGGCAAAATACTGGTGACGGGAAATAGTGATGGAACTATAAAATTGTGGGATCTGAACGGAAATGAAAAGAAGACGTTTGAAATGCAGCCTGCTTCTGTCAATAGTGTAGCATTTAGTCCCGATGGAAAAATGCTGGTGACAGGAAATAGTGATGGAACTGTAAAACTATGGAATCTGGACAGAAATGAAAAGAAGACGTTTGAAATGCAGCCTGCTTCTGTCAATAGTGTAGCGTTTAGTCCCGATGGCAAAATGCTAGTGACAGGAAGCAGGGACGGAACTGTAAAATTGTGGAATCTGGACGTAAATGAAAAGAAAACGTTTGAAAAACACACCGCTCCCGTTAATAGCGTAGCGTTTAGTCCCGATGGCAAGATGATCGCCACTGGTAGTGACGACAAAACCGTGAAATTGTGGAACCTAGATGGGATGAGTCCCAAAACCCTCACAGGGCATAGCTCTTTTGTCTCTAGTGTAGCCTTTAGTCCTGATGGAAAAACACTTGCGACAGGAAGCTTAGACGACACCATCAAATTGTGGAGCTTGGACGGACAAGAATTGCAAACGTTGAAAGGTCATAGTGATGATGTGCTTAGCGTTGCATTTAGACCTGATGGTAAAATGATCGCCTCTGGTAGTCAAGACAACAATGTAATTTTATGGAATCTTGATCTCGATGACCTGATGGCGAGGAGTTGCACGTGGCTGCATGATTATCTGGTTAATAATCCCAACGCGAGTGATGAAGACAGACAGATGTGTGGCATTGAGCCAAGGAAAAAGTAA
- a CDS encoding DUF433 domain-containing protein — translation MKEVCTMLDTPTQYMHIQLQDNVPIISGTTMKVIELVTSHLTYGWSPEELHFQYPHIALSKIYSALAYYWDHKQELDNDIQRRLDYAEQMRLNAPISPLQAKLQARPH, via the coding sequence ATGAAAGAGGTCTGCACGATGCTCGACACACCAACCCAATATATGCACATCCAACTTCAAGACAACGTACCTATCATTTCAGGTACGACCATGAAAGTCATCGAGCTAGTCACCTCGCATCTTACCTATGGCTGGAGTCCAGAAGAACTACATTTTCAATATCCCCACATTGCCCTCAGTAAGATCTATTCTGCCCTCGCCTACTACTGGGATCACAAACAAGAACTTGATAACGATATCCAGCGCCGCCTCGACTACGCCGAACAAATGCGCCTAAACGCTCCAATCTCACCATTGCAAGCTAAACTTCAAGCAAGACCTCATTAA
- a CDS encoding DUF5615 family PIN-like protein, whose product MAIALYMDENVPRQILLGLRLRGVDVLSVQEDQRSGDPDPQVLARANELQRVLFTRDDDFLAIANQLLQEETNFIGIIYAAQQIASIGVCVRDLELIAKVSDLEDFSNHIQYLPL is encoded by the coding sequence ATGGCGATCGCCCTATACATGGATGAAAACGTACCGCGCCAAATTTTACTTGGATTGCGTCTAAGAGGAGTAGATGTGCTTTCTGTTCAAGAAGATCAGCGATCAGGAGATCCAGACCCTCAGGTTTTAGCGAGAGCTAACGAGTTACAGCGAGTTTTATTCACTAGAGATGATGATTTTTTGGCGATCGCCAATCAACTTCTACAAGAAGAGACTAACTTTATTGGCATCATTTATGCCGCACAACAAATTGCGAGTATAGGCGTTTGCGTGAGGGACTTAGAACTAATTGCCAAAGTTAGTGATCTGGAAGACTTCTCTAACCATATTCAATACTTGCCTCTATAG
- a CDS encoding BrnA antitoxin family protein: MAISREEQLKILGQMQESDIDYSDAPATNTEFWQKATLNIPPVKVPVTIRIDPNVLAWYKQQVPRGYQTLINTVLKKYMIEHQTEGTNRM; encoded by the coding sequence ATGGCTATATCGAGAGAAGAACAACTGAAAATCCTTGGACAGATGCAGGAATCTGACATCGACTATTCAGATGCACCAGCCACTAATACAGAATTCTGGCAAAAAGCTACACTCAACATTCCCCCCGTCAAAGTTCCCGTCACCATCAGAATCGATCCAAACGTCCTAGCATGGTATAAGCAACAAGTTCCACGAGGCTACCAAACCTTGATTAATACTGTCCTCAAGAAATACATGATAGAACATCAAACAGAAGGAACAAATAGAATGTAA
- a CDS encoding S-(hydroxymethyl)glutathione dehydrogenase/class III alcohol dehydrogenase encodes MDVKAAVAFAAGQPLKIETVQLDPPKAGEVLVEIKATGVCHTDAFTLSGDDPEGLFPAILGHEGAGVVVEVGAGVTSLKAGDRVIPLYTPECRNCSYCLSGKTNLCQAIRVTQGQGLMPDGTSRFSINGEKIHHYMGTSTFANYTVLPEIALAKIRDDAPFEKVCYIGCGVTTGIGAVINTAKVEVGSNVVVFGLGGIGLNVIQACRMVGANMIVGVDINPKKRALAEKMGMTHFVNPLEVEGDLVPYLVDLTKGGADYSFECIGRTQTMRQALECCHKGWGVSVIVGVAGAGQEISTRPFQLVTGRVWKGTAFGGAKGRTDVPKIVDWYMEGKIDIDSLITNVMPIEQINEAFDMMHRGDAIRTVLTFS; translated from the coding sequence ATGGACGTAAAAGCCGCAGTTGCCTTTGCCGCAGGACAACCCCTCAAAATTGAGACCGTACAACTAGATCCTCCCAAAGCAGGAGAAGTGCTTGTCGAGATCAAAGCCACGGGAGTCTGTCACACCGACGCATTCACCCTCTCAGGAGATGACCCCGAAGGACTATTTCCCGCCATCCTCGGACATGAAGGCGCAGGTGTCGTCGTCGAAGTCGGTGCAGGTGTTACCTCTCTTAAAGCAGGCGATCGCGTCATTCCTCTCTACACTCCCGAATGCCGTAACTGCTCCTACTGCCTCAGTGGTAAAACCAACCTCTGCCAAGCAATCCGCGTCACCCAAGGTCAAGGCTTAATGCCCGATGGAACTAGTCGATTCTCCATCAATGGCGAAAAAATTCATCATTATATGGGAACTTCCACCTTCGCCAACTACACAGTTCTCCCTGAAATTGCCTTAGCCAAAATTCGTGATGATGCCCCCTTCGAGAAAGTCTGCTACATCGGCTGTGGTGTCACGACTGGCATCGGCGCAGTGATTAACACCGCCAAAGTTGAAGTTGGTTCCAATGTCGTTGTCTTTGGCTTAGGTGGGATTGGTCTAAACGTAATCCAAGCATGTCGCATGGTCGGCGCAAACATGATTGTCGGCGTAGACATTAATCCCAAAAAACGCGCCCTCGCTGAAAAAATGGGCATGACCCATTTTGTGAATCCTTTAGAAGTAGAAGGCGATCTCGTTCCCTATCTCGTTGACCTGACTAAAGGCGGTGCGGACTATAGCTTTGAATGTATCGGCAGAACCCAAACTATGCGCCAAGCTCTCGAATGCTGTCATAAAGGATGGGGTGTCAGCGTGATTGTCGGTGTTGCAGGCGCAGGACAAGAAATCAGCACCCGTCCATTCCAATTAGTCACAGGTCGAGTCTGGAAAGGTACAGCCTTTGGTGGCGCAAAGGGAAGGACTGATGTTCCTAAAATTGTTGATTGGTATATGGAAGGCAAAATCGATATCGATAGTTTGATTACAAATGTCATGCCAATTGAGCAGATCAATGAGGCTTTCGATATGATGCACAGAGGCGATGCAATCCGCACAGTACTAACCTTCTCATAG
- a CDS encoding Uma2 family endonuclease, protein MPLLQTKALLDSWIAVTWEEFVNIADAPDSTKLKSYYYNGKMRFENMSTGSDHSKDHMTIILSVGLFAALRNIPINGHDCCSYRKKGATEFQPDASYYIGDKADVIPWGTRIFDLEQYPLPDLVIEISDTSISDDLGTKRLQYEELGISEYWIVNVQTMQIFAFTIGIDGSTRRIRESLVLVGLKLEILEQAIQRSRQENQSATTAWLMEQFR, encoded by the coding sequence ATGCCCCTACTACAAACCAAAGCTTTACTAGATAGTTGGATAGCTGTGACTTGGGAAGAGTTTGTCAATATTGCCGATGCCCCAGACTCCACCAAACTTAAAAGCTACTATTACAACGGCAAGATGAGGTTTGAAAACATGTCTACAGGCTCCGATCATTCCAAAGATCACATGACGATCATCTTGAGTGTTGGTTTATTTGCGGCTTTGCGAAATATCCCAATCAATGGACATGATTGCTGTTCCTATCGTAAGAAAGGCGCTACTGAGTTTCAGCCTGATGCGTCTTACTACATTGGTGACAAAGCTGATGTCATACCTTGGGGAACTAGAATATTTGATTTAGAGCAATATCCATTACCTGATCTGGTTATTGAAATATCGGATACTTCTATCTCCGATGACTTAGGCACAAAGCGCTTACAATATGAGGAACTCGGTATTTCAGAATATTGGATTGTGAATGTTCAGACCATGCAAATTTTTGCTTTTACAATTGGGATAGATGGTAGTACTCGGCGAATTCGTGAATCGCTAGTATTGGTAGGACTGAAGCTAGAAATCTTGGAACAAGCCATACAACGCAGTCGCCAAGAAAACCAGTCGGCAACAACTGCATGGTTAATGGAACAGTTTAGATAG
- a CDS encoding superoxide dismutase, translating to MAFELPPLPYAQDALAASGMSAETLSFHYGKHHKAYVDNLNNLIKDTDLADKSLEEIIKISYKEGKAGIFNNAAQVWNHTFYWNGIKPAGGGAPTGALLDAINASFGSLDNFKTEFKNAGATQFGSGWAWLVAEGGTLKITKTPNAENPLIHEGQVPLLTMDVWEHAYYLDFQNSRPNFMANFVEKLINWDFVAANFAAA from the coding sequence ATGGCATTTGAACTCCCACCTTTACCCTACGCCCAAGATGCTCTTGCAGCTTCGGGTATGTCTGCTGAGACCCTATCATTTCACTATGGTAAGCACCATAAGGCTTATGTTGATAACCTCAACAACCTGATTAAAGATACCGATCTTGCTGACAAATCCTTAGAAGAAATCATCAAGATTAGCTACAAAGAAGGCAAAGCTGGAATTTTCAATAACGCTGCTCAAGTGTGGAATCATACCTTCTACTGGAATGGTATTAAGCCTGCTGGTGGTGGCGCTCCTACTGGTGCTTTGTTGGATGCTATCAATGCGAGCTTTGGTAGCTTGGATAACTTTAAGACCGAATTTAAAAATGCTGGTGCAACTCAATTTGGTAGCGGCTGGGCATGGCTCGTTGCTGAAGGCGGTACACTGAAAATTACTAAGACTCCTAACGCTGAAAATCCTTTGATCCATGAAGGTCAAGTTCCTTTGTTGACAATGGATGTTTGGGAACATGCCTATTACCTCGACTTCCAAAATAGCCGTCCTAACTTCATGGCTAACTTTGTTGAAAAGCTAATCAACTGGGATTTTGTCGCTGCTAACTTCGCGGCTGCCTAG
- the msrB gene encoding peptide-methionine (R)-S-oxide reductase MsrB: MKKRDFLIAGTALIGGTWLWQTWRSPSSNSISKDSAIALDLDIDSTKATKKYSIMKTEDEWKQILTPEQFRVLRKHGTERAFTSPLDKEYSKGTYNCAGCDLPLFTSDTKFNSGTGWPSFFQPIEGAIATTVDNSFFMKRVEVHCSRCGGHLGHVFNDGPKPTGQRYCMNGVSLKFIPS; this comes from the coding sequence ATGAAAAAAAGAGATTTCCTAATAGCTGGAACTGCCCTAATTGGCGGTACATGGCTCTGGCAGACTTGGCGATCGCCATCGAGCAATTCCATATCCAAAGATTCAGCGATCGCCTTAGACTTAGATATAGACTCAACTAAAGCAACTAAGAAATATTCAATTATGAAAACTGAAGATGAATGGAAACAAATCCTCACACCAGAGCAGTTTCGCGTTTTACGCAAGCATGGCACTGAGCGAGCCTTTACTAGTCCCCTAGATAAGGAATATAGCAAGGGTACTTACAACTGTGCAGGTTGCGATTTGCCACTGTTTACATCAGATACAAAATTCAATAGTGGTACAGGTTGGCCCAGCTTTTTTCAGCCTATCGAAGGAGCGATCGCCACTACCGTTGACAATTCATTCTTCATGAAGCGTGTTGAAGTTCATTGCAGTCGATGCGGTGGTCATTTAGGTCATGTCTTTAATGATGGACCGAAACCAACTGGACAACGCTATTGCATGAATGGTGTATCCCTCAAATTTATTCCTAGCTAA
- a CDS encoding DUF3769 domain-containing protein translates to MDFLPLPSSQLPPSNYAEVRQERSQRTLASPPALNDHIATRFAVELPIEVQSQLELFLESLPDPDAIARKLIQSTKVAQVGPIKPNSLPKPKPKDKPRPVLPPPQGEILNVVSDRQEYDINTQVFVAEGKVVIKYKKSELIADRVQLNTKSQEVIADGNVFFTRGNQKIRGTKLTYNYGTVKGELLKASGAVDLGTLVSSEVSRTPAEIATNSITVSATGSGDTAEGQVRRFGFIADRLILDGDNWTAENLRVTNDPFSPPELELVTSKATLTPISATQSRLELESPRIFFDQGFSLPFPVNSIIIDRFQRFAPALVGFDKRDRDGVFYQQSFDVVTQPNLSFQVSPQILLQRALSSSNILGFDIFGVVATLNGAFDNGQSLSARASLSGLNISKLDSVLRANASYRLPVFGDHTLLSQYAFRDQVFNGSLGFQDVNNLLGATLLSPNYVLGDSKISLSYQVSAQFVGALRSDIQPNEVSSLIRVQGAAIVSRAFPLLRGEPAPAEKETGLRFSPKPIVPRLDAVVALQGVNSFYSNGANQAALFGTLGLSGEVGNFAKDFLDYTGFSVSYTQAFSSGVSPFFFDRIADTRTLTAGIVQQIYGPIRVGIQQSWNLDTGNLFDSVYSLEYARRTYSVIVRYNPNQGLGEFLLRISDFNWTRPPSNVTNVQNGIEQRN, encoded by the coding sequence ATGGACTTTTTACCACTACCTTCATCACAACTGCCGCCTAGCAACTATGCTGAGGTACGACAGGAACGCTCTCAACGCACGCTAGCATCGCCGCCAGCGCTAAATGATCATATCGCAACGAGATTTGCCGTTGAATTGCCGATTGAGGTGCAATCGCAGCTAGAGCTTTTTCTGGAATCTTTGCCCGATCCTGATGCGATCGCAAGGAAATTGATCCAATCGACTAAGGTGGCTCAAGTCGGACCAATTAAGCCTAATAGTCTGCCGAAACCTAAGCCCAAGGATAAGCCTCGTCCTGTTTTACCACCACCTCAAGGTGAGATCTTAAACGTTGTTAGCGATCGCCAAGAATATGACATTAATACACAGGTATTTGTGGCTGAAGGCAAGGTTGTAATTAAGTACAAAAAATCAGAATTAATAGCTGATCGGGTTCAATTAAATACTAAGAGTCAAGAAGTAATTGCTGATGGGAATGTATTTTTTACCCGTGGTAATCAAAAGATTCGGGGTACAAAACTCACCTATAACTATGGGACTGTCAAAGGGGAGCTACTTAAGGCATCGGGAGCCGTTGACCTTGGTACTTTAGTTAGTTCTGAAGTATCACGAACACCTGCGGAAATAGCTACTAACTCAATTACTGTATCGGCAACAGGCTCAGGTGATACTGCTGAAGGACAGGTACGCCGCTTTGGGTTTATCGCTGATCGGCTAATTTTAGATGGTGATAACTGGACAGCCGAAAATTTGCGCGTTACGAATGATCCCTTTAGCCCACCTGAATTGGAGTTAGTCACTAGCAAAGCCACTTTAACCCCGATTTCCGCGACTCAAAGTCGTCTCGAACTAGAATCTCCTAGAATCTTTTTTGATCAAGGATTTTCACTGCCCTTTCCAGTTAACAGTATCATTATTGATCGGTTTCAGCGCTTTGCCCCTGCCCTAGTGGGCTTTGACAAACGCGATCGCGATGGTGTTTTCTATCAACAAAGTTTCGATGTCGTTACTCAACCGAATTTAAGTTTTCAAGTATCGCCACAAATCCTATTACAGAGAGCCTTGTCTAGCTCTAATATCTTGGGCTTTGATATCTTTGGGGTTGTTGCTACCCTAAATGGTGCTTTTGACAATGGACAGAGTTTATCCGCGAGAGCTAGTTTATCAGGGCTAAACATATCGAAACTTGATTCGGTACTGAGGGCTAATGCTAGCTATCGATTACCTGTGTTTGGCGATCATACCTTGCTATCACAGTATGCTTTTCGCGATCAGGTTTTCAATGGTTCGTTGGGGTTTCAAGATGTAAATAATCTTTTAGGAGCTACTTTACTATCACCAAATTACGTTCTTGGAGATTCCAAAATATCTTTAAGCTATCAAGTTTCTGCTCAGTTTGTTGGTGCATTACGATCTGATATACAGCCTAATGAGGTTAGTTCATTAATCCGTGTGCAAGGTGCTGCGATTGTAAGTCGAGCATTTCCCTTACTGCGTGGTGAACCAGCCCCCGCCGAAAAGGAGACAGGATTACGGTTCTCTCCCAAACCGATTGTACCGAGGCTTGATGCCGTTGTAGCTTTGCAAGGTGTTAACTCTTTTTATTCTAATGGAGCCAATCAAGCTGCACTATTTGGAACCCTAGGTTTGTCTGGGGAAGTTGGGAATTTTGCCAAGGATTTTCTTGACTATACGGGGTTTTCCGTCAGTTATACTCAAGCCTTTTCTAGTGGTGTTTCGCCTTTCTTCTTTGATCGAATTGCTGATACTCGAACGCTTACCGCAGGCATAGTACAGCAGATCTATGGGCCAATTCGTGTTGGGATTCAGCAAAGTTGGAATCTTGATACTGGTAATTTATTTGATTCTGTCTATTCTCTAGAATATGCAAGGCGTACCTATTCAGTAATTGTCAGATACAATCCTAATCAAGGTCTGGGTGAATTTCTGTTGCGAATCAGTGATTTCAATTGGACACGTCCTCCTTCTAATGTAACCAACGTCCAGAATGGAATTGAACAGCGTAATTAG
- the dnaN gene encoding DNA polymerase III subunit beta, translated as MRLVCPQNQLAANLALVGRAVASRPTHPILANIRLDADSSSQSLGMTAFDLNLGIQVSFPAQVVEAGSITLPAKLLNDIVSRLPDEDITISVDKDNTMVSIVCGSGRYQMHGLPVEEFPELPQIGEDGETTYLPVESMLSGLASTLFATSADETKRILTGVHLTASADRLEFAATDGHRLSVVQTGFLDADEPPVTGDTVSTSLEVTIPARALRELERMLNQQTEGAIAVKFDRANMIFQSANQILISRLLDGTYPNYRQLIPNRFERQVTVERKLFLSALERIAVLADQKNNIVKITIDSTGQEISLSVEAPDVAAGRESLPAQISGEDVEIAFNVKYLLDGLKALPSNEIQIQLNNPTSPAVLVPIGATKMTYLLMPVQIRN; from the coding sequence ATGCGACTAGTCTGCCCTCAAAACCAACTCGCTGCTAATCTTGCCCTTGTCGGTCGTGCTGTCGCGTCTCGCCCCACACACCCCATCTTGGCAAATATTCGACTGGATGCCGATAGCTCTAGCCAAAGCCTTGGTATGACTGCCTTTGATCTCAATCTGGGGATTCAGGTTTCTTTTCCTGCCCAAGTGGTAGAGGCGGGATCGATTACCCTGCCTGCAAAGCTGCTCAACGACATTGTTTCCCGTCTACCCGATGAGGACATCACTATCAGCGTAGACAAAGACAACACGATGGTGTCGATCGTCTGTGGTTCAGGTCGCTACCAAATGCATGGTCTACCTGTGGAAGAGTTTCCCGAATTGCCCCAAATTGGTGAAGATGGTGAAACTACCTACTTGCCTGTGGAATCGATGCTCAGTGGTTTAGCCTCGACCCTGTTTGCGACTTCAGCCGATGAAACTAAGCGGATTCTGACTGGGGTGCATTTGACGGCTAGTGCCGATCGCCTTGAGTTTGCTGCAACTGATGGACATCGCTTGTCCGTAGTCCAGACAGGTTTTCTCGATGCCGATGAGCCACCTGTGACGGGTGATACCGTATCCACTAGTTTGGAAGTGACGATCCCCGCCAGAGCTTTGCGGGAGCTAGAAAGAATGCTCAATCAACAGACCGAAGGGGCGATCGCGGTTAAGTTCGACCGTGCCAACATGATTTTCCAAAGTGCGAATCAAATCTTGATTTCGAGATTGCTAGACGGCACTTACCCCAACTATCGCCAGTTGATCCCCAATCGCTTTGAGCGTCAAGTTACGGTTGAGCGCAAATTGTTTCTGTCAGCCCTTGAACGGATTGCTGTACTCGCTGACCAAAAAAACAACATTGTCAAAATTACAATTGACTCGACAGGTCAGGAAATTTCTCTGTCTGTTGAAGCTCCAGACGTTGCCGCAGGGCGTGAGTCTTTGCCAGCGCAGATTTCGGGTGAAGATGTGGAAATCGCCTTTAACGTCAAATATTTGCTAGACGGCTTAAAGGCTTTGCCTAGTAATGAAATTCAAATTCAGCTCAATAACCCCACCAGTCCTGCGGTGCTTGTGCCAATTGGGGCAACTAAAATGACATATCTGCTCATGCCTGTTCAAATTCGTAACTAA